ATGATCAACGCCTCCCCTTCTGGTGGCTGTGCATCCTCTTCGGTGTGATCGCCTTCTCCATTGTTTATTGGCTGGTGCTGGATGATCGCAGTTTTAACGGCAGCGCGCACCAAGAGCTCGAAGCGCAACTACAAGCGGTCGCGGCCAAGCGCCTGGCGAATTCGATCGACGTCACCAACGACGATCTCTTCTTCGAGATGGCAGGCACCGCACAATTCGTCAGCGCGGGTGAAAACACCTTCATGACCAACTGCGTGGCCTGTCATGGCAAGGAGCTACAAGGCGGCATCGGCTTCAACCTAGTCGACGAGGAGTGGGTGCACGGCTCCAAACCCTCCGAAATCTATAATACGATTGCTCATGGCGTGCCTGAAAAAGGCATGCAAGCCTGGGAGAGCCAACTGGGCCAAAAGCGTATCGCCGAAGTGGTCGCTTTTGTCTTGAGCAAAAACCCCGGGCTGAAGCCATAAAGAAGATCGAACACTCAAAACCGAACATTGAACATCGAATAAGTCCTCTCAGACAAGCTCTGCATTCAAAATTGGATATTGGACCTTCGATGTTCGATGTTCACCCCATATCATGAAGCCCAATCAGCCATCACGTGCCACGCCAACAACCATCAACCAGGATGGTTCGCGCAAGTTTCTGCATCCAGCCGACGTTAAGGGTTTCTTCACCACCTACCGTCGCATCTTCGCGCTGCTACTGATCGGCATCTACGTATCCCTTCCATGGATACCGATCAATGGTCACCCGGCCGTGTTCCTGGATGTGCTCAATCGCCGCTTCCACCTATTCGGCCTTAGCTTCGCAGCTCAAGACTTGTGGATGGCGTTCTTCTTCATCACGGGCCTGGGCTTCACACTCTTCTTCATCACAGCACTGCTCGGTCGCGTATGGTGTGGTTGGGCCTGCCCGCAAACGGTCTTCTTGGAACACGTCTATCGCCGCATCGAACGCTGGATTGAGGGCGACGCAGCTGCTCGCAAGAAATTGGACAAGCAAGCATGGGATAACGAAAAGATCATCAAACGTGTCGTAAAGAATGGCATCTTCTTCGCCTTCTCGGCGCTGATCGCGCACCTCTTCCTCGCCTACTTCATTTCGATTCCCGAGCTCTATCACTGGATGACGAGCAGCCCGAAAGAGCACTGGGGCGCCTTCTTATTTGTCTTCATCGCTAGCAGCATAATCTTTGTCAATTTCGCTTGGTTCCGCGAACAGCTATGCCTGGTCATCTGCCCTTACGGTCGCCTGCAATCCGCCTTGATCGACGATGACACACTCA
The nucleotide sequence above comes from Coraliomargarita algicola. Encoded proteins:
- a CDS encoding c-type cytochrome: MSTDDHKDSHLVKQEDLPEGVILRDHVVDGIQEYDQRLPFWWLCILFGVIAFSIVYWLVLDDRSFNGSAHQELEAQLQAVAAKRLANSIDVTNDDLFFEMAGTAQFVSAGENTFMTNCVACHGKELQGGIGFNLVDEEWVHGSKPSEIYNTIAHGVPEKGMQAWESQLGQKRIAEVVAFVLSKNPGLKP
- the ccoG gene encoding cytochrome c oxidase accessory protein CcoG, whose translation is MKPNQPSRATPTTINQDGSRKFLHPADVKGFFTTYRRIFALLLIGIYVSLPWIPINGHPAVFLDVLNRRFHLFGLSFAAQDLWMAFFFITGLGFTLFFITALLGRVWCGWACPQTVFLEHVYRRIERWIEGDAAARKKLDKQAWDNEKIIKRVVKNGIFFAFSALIAHLFLAYFISIPELYHWMTSSPKEHWGAFLFVFIASSIIFVNFAWFREQLCLVICPYGRLQSALIDDDTLIIGYDEKRGEPRGSAKKKDIGDCVDCTRCVQVCPTGIDIRQGLQMECIGCANCIDACDTIMAKLNRPKGLIRYDSQNGLAGQKRRYLRPRTFIYAALMLIGAAAFTLSAMQLRSANMNVVRMSGAPYFLSDAGVRNQYMVRVINKTNETKTYRIISAAEGQTYTMEGNEDGITVPPMGEEVRPVIISVPRAHYSGQFPLTLSLLAPDGETVIMTREAEFLGPNARLWKEHSAAK